The following proteins come from a genomic window of Mycobacterium sp. DL:
- the dhaL gene encoding dihydroxyacetone kinase subunit DhaL: MDTASATGWLREFARIIGENAQYLTDLDAAVGDADHGINMDRGMKAVIAALDDAAPADLPALFKKVGMTLVSSVGGASGPLYGTLFLRMAPAFGADAADPAEFAKALRAGVDGVVARGRAEAGDKTMFDALAPALDAFDGALAAGKDLASALTDASAAAEKGRDGTESMVARKGRASYLGQRSVGHIDPGATSSAMLIAAAATAFGASG, translated from the coding sequence ATCGACACCGCCAGCGCCACCGGATGGCTGCGCGAGTTCGCCAGGATCATCGGCGAAAACGCCCAGTACCTCACCGATCTCGACGCGGCGGTCGGCGATGCCGACCACGGCATCAACATGGACCGCGGGATGAAGGCCGTGATCGCCGCCCTCGACGACGCCGCGCCGGCAGATCTACCGGCGCTGTTCAAGAAGGTCGGTATGACGTTGGTCAGTTCCGTCGGCGGTGCGAGCGGGCCGCTGTACGGAACGCTCTTCCTGAGGATGGCGCCGGCTTTCGGCGCCGACGCCGCGGACCCGGCCGAGTTCGCGAAGGCGCTACGCGCCGGCGTCGACGGGGTGGTCGCCCGCGGCCGCGCCGAGGCCGGCGACAAGACGATGTTCGACGCGTTGGCCCCTGCGCTGGACGCGTTCGACGGCGCACTGGCGGCGGGCAAGGACCTCGCGTCCGCACTGACCGATGCGTCCGCGGCCGCCGAGAAGGGCCGCGACGGCACCGAATCGATGGTCGCGCGCAAGGGCAGAGCGAGCTACCTCGGGCAGCGCAGCGTCGGCCACATCGACCCCGGCGCCACCTCCTCGGCGATGCTGATCGCCGCTGCGGCAACCGCTTTCGGAGCCAGTGGATGA
- a CDS encoding methylated-DNA--[protein]-cysteine S-methyltransferase, which produces MDNVHYRMVDSPVGTLTLAGHEDRLSHLRMVDQTYEPDRADWVRRDNAFADAAEQLEEYFAGERTEFDLELNLVGTAFQRRVWAALLTIPYGQTRSYGQIAAQLGAPKASRAVGLANGHNPIGIIVPCHRVIGANGSLTGYGGGLNRKRVLLDMEKQKASPAPPTLFD; this is translated from the coding sequence ATGGACAACGTGCACTATCGGATGGTCGACAGTCCTGTCGGCACACTGACACTTGCCGGTCATGAGGATCGGCTCAGCCATCTGCGGATGGTGGACCAGACCTACGAACCGGACCGAGCCGACTGGGTCCGCAGAGACAACGCATTCGCCGATGCCGCCGAACAACTCGAGGAGTACTTCGCCGGCGAGCGGACGGAGTTCGACCTCGAACTGAATCTGGTCGGCACTGCTTTCCAACGGCGCGTGTGGGCGGCACTGCTGACGATCCCTTACGGCCAGACGCGATCCTATGGGCAGATCGCCGCACAACTCGGCGCTCCCAAAGCATCCCGCGCGGTGGGACTCGCCAACGGCCACAACCCCATTGGCATCATCGTGCCGTGCCATCGGGTGATCGGAGCGAATGGAAGCCTCACCGGATATGGCGGCGGCCTGAATAGAAAACGGGTGCTTCTCGACATGGAGAAGCAGAAAGCCTCGCCGGCTCCTCCAACGCTTTTCGATTGA
- a CDS encoding MIP/aquaporin family protein — translation MDEPSLPQKLAAEALGTAFLVFVGVGAVPATLIVNGDAPFTMADLGMISLAFATIVVATIYALGHISGNHINPAVTLGLAVTGNFPWSRVPAYIGAQVLGAIAGAAAIIGVLGMAASDVGLGIAGYSAETASIQAFFAEFVGTFILVFTVFGVIHRKASAGFAGVAIGLVVFAAIIPVAPTTGASINPARTFGPMFIQQLAGGDVSWGQLPVYLGAEFLAGVVAAVTYVAISRTRADSDPVNPVAVTAEPTPQTTSAA, via the coding sequence ATGGATGAGCCTTCACTCCCCCAGAAGCTTGCGGCAGAAGCGCTCGGCACGGCGTTTCTGGTGTTCGTCGGCGTCGGCGCAGTACCGGCCACCCTGATCGTCAACGGGGACGCCCCCTTCACCATGGCGGACCTCGGGATGATCTCGCTTGCGTTCGCCACCATCGTGGTCGCGACCATCTACGCGCTGGGCCACATCTCCGGCAACCACATCAACCCCGCGGTCACGCTCGGGCTGGCCGTCACCGGAAACTTCCCGTGGTCACGGGTGCCCGCCTACATCGGTGCGCAGGTCCTCGGCGCGATCGCCGGCGCCGCCGCGATCATCGGCGTGCTGGGGATGGCCGCCAGCGATGTGGGACTCGGCATTGCCGGCTATTCTGCCGAAACCGCATCGATACAGGCCTTTTTCGCTGAGTTCGTGGGTACGTTCATTCTTGTGTTCACCGTTTTCGGTGTGATTCACCGCAAGGCGTCGGCGGGGTTCGCCGGCGTGGCGATCGGCCTGGTCGTGTTCGCCGCCATCATCCCCGTCGCACCCACCACGGGCGCGTCGATCAACCCGGCCCGCACCTTCGGCCCGATGTTCATCCAGCAGCTCGCGGGCGGGGACGTGTCATGGGGCCAGCTTCCGGTGTACCTCGGCGCGGAATTCCTGGCCGGCGTCGTGGCCGCAGTGACGTACGTGGCGATCTCGCGCACCCGCGCCGACTCCGATCCCGTGAACCCGGTCGCCGTCACCGCTGAACCCACCCCCCAGACCACCAGCGCAGCCTGA
- a CDS encoding DNA-3-methyladenine glycosylase 2 family protein gives MHTDFDRCLRAVQSKDARFDGWFVTAVLTTKIYCRPSCPVRPPYARNMSFYPTAAAAQRAGFRACKRCRPDASPGSPEWNVRGDVVARAMRLIADGTVDRDGVTGLAARVGYTVRQLERLMQAEVGAAPLALARAQRTQMARVLIETTETPFSDVAFAAGFSSIRQFNDTVRTVCDLTPTRLRQRARTRVDSGDFLGTGAMSLRLPVRAPFAYEGLFGHLAASAIPGVEEVRDGTYRRTLRLPHGTAIVSLRPHPDHVRCQLVVDDFRDLSAAIARCRRLLDLDADPEAVVDALSADEGLRALITKAPGQRIPRTVDEHELAIRVVLGQQVSMQAARTHAGRIVAAYGHPIADAGGELTHVFPEADALSDIDTRHLAFPRSRQRTLTTLIAAINSGEVVLDSGCDWNSARAQLLSLPGIGPWSAEMIAMRALGDPDAFPATDLGVTVAARQLGLPATPNLLVERSSRWRPWRAYATQHLWTALDHSVNEWPPREK, from the coding sequence ATGCACACCGATTTCGACCGTTGTCTCCGAGCCGTCCAATCCAAGGACGCCCGGTTCGACGGTTGGTTCGTGACCGCTGTGCTCACCACGAAGATCTACTGCCGACCCAGTTGCCCGGTCCGGCCACCGTATGCCCGCAACATGAGCTTCTACCCGACAGCGGCCGCGGCTCAGCGGGCCGGATTCCGGGCGTGCAAGCGGTGCCGGCCGGACGCTTCGCCTGGTTCGCCCGAATGGAACGTGCGCGGTGACGTGGTCGCCCGGGCGATGCGACTGATCGCCGACGGCACGGTCGACCGCGACGGCGTGACCGGGCTGGCGGCCCGCGTGGGATACACCGTGCGCCAACTCGAGCGGCTGATGCAGGCGGAGGTGGGAGCGGCGCCTCTGGCGCTGGCAAGGGCGCAACGGACCCAGATGGCGCGGGTTCTGATCGAGACGACCGAGACGCCGTTCAGCGACGTCGCGTTCGCAGCCGGTTTCTCCAGCATCCGCCAGTTCAACGACACCGTGCGCACGGTGTGCGACCTGACGCCGACACGGTTGCGCCAGCGGGCCCGGACCCGCGTCGACAGTGGGGATTTCCTCGGTACCGGCGCCATGTCGCTGCGGCTCCCTGTGCGTGCACCCTTCGCCTACGAGGGACTCTTCGGTCATCTGGCGGCCAGCGCCATCCCCGGCGTCGAGGAGGTCCGCGACGGCACCTATCGGCGCACACTGCGATTGCCGCACGGCACCGCGATCGTCAGCCTGCGACCTCACCCCGATCACGTTCGATGCCAACTGGTGGTGGACGACTTCCGTGACCTGTCCGCGGCGATCGCGCGGTGTCGGCGGCTCCTCGACCTGGATGCCGACCCCGAGGCGGTGGTCGATGCATTGAGCGCCGATGAGGGCCTCCGCGCATTGATCACCAAGGCGCCCGGCCAGCGCATCCCGCGCACGGTCGACGAGCATGAACTGGCGATCCGGGTCGTACTCGGGCAGCAGGTGTCGATGCAGGCGGCACGAACCCACGCCGGCAGGATCGTCGCGGCGTACGGTCATCCGATCGCCGACGCCGGCGGTGAACTGACCCATGTGTTTCCCGAAGCCGATGCACTGTCGGACATCGATACGAGGCATCTGGCATTTCCGCGATCCCGGCAACGAACGTTGACCACGTTGATCGCCGCCATCAACAGCGGGGAGGTCGTGCTCGATTCAGGGTGCGACTGGAACTCGGCGCGGGCCCAGCTGCTGAGCCTTCCCGGGATCGGCCCGTGGTCGGCGGAGATGATCGCGATGCGGGCCCTCGGTGACCCCGACGCGTTTCCCGCCACTGATCTGGGGGTCACTGTCGCGGCGCGACAACTCGGGTTGCCTGCGACGCCCAACCTTCTCGTCGAACGCAGCAGCCGCTGGCGGCCATGGCGAGCCTATGCCACGCAACACCTTTGGACCGCACTCGACCACTCTGTCAATGAGTGGCCACCTAGGGAGAAATAA
- the ptsP gene encoding phosphoenolpyruvate--protein phosphotransferase has product MSAPGLVGLVVVSHSRALARAAVALAQEMVHGRQVKIAIAAGLDDTTFGTDATQIVEAITVAEQGAGVVVLMDLGSAVLSAELALDLLDDELRAGVVLCPAPLVEGLVVAAVAAAGGASADEVVAEATGALAGKIGHLHPVSASEALIDAPAGTDELTGSFLVENPHGLHARPAARLVQEARKRDARAFIRNRSTNSEWVGAGSLSKIATLGVRSGHEVEVRVAGSQAAETLDHILALAARHFDEPLTQTPEVTARVTPPQAPVGASPGLGIGPARSARLQPITIPDTPAEDPTTEWRRVSKAIAVVRRTISELRTRTAREVGEVEAAIFDAHQLFLDDTELLDAVHARIDGGESAVAAWSAAVTALAAEFAALPDPYLKARAEDVTAVGDQVLRAMLGSVASSANATGVLIAADLTPAEAAELPRDQVAAVVLAFGSPHAHNVILLRAKGIPAVVGAGPAVLSIAEGTVVAVDGTSGEFVIDPPEDVRRQFGDRVAALTLRKNAARARATEPAITTDGITVRVGANLGSVDDARAAVAAGADYAGLIRTEFLFLGRPEAPDVEEQTAVYRKIAESMDGRRITLRTLDIGGDKPLDFLPTPAEMNPFLGVRGIRLSLHHPQLLSDQLLAMARVAHQTPVSVMFPMVSTLDELFAARRLLDEALAATGSQRPPDLEVGMMVEVPAAALKAAAFAPHVDFFSIGTNDLTQYALAADRNNDAVATIGDTFDPGLLALIRSTCRGAGDRVSVSVCGEFAADERAAGLLIGLGVDALSVSPPAIATTKDAVRALDSREAAGAATAALAADSAAAVRDQLTPTPRG; this is encoded by the coding sequence ATGAGCGCCCCCGGGTTGGTCGGACTCGTCGTCGTCTCACACAGCCGGGCTCTGGCCCGCGCGGCGGTCGCACTCGCGCAGGAGATGGTGCACGGCAGGCAGGTGAAGATCGCCATCGCCGCCGGCCTCGACGACACCACGTTCGGGACCGACGCGACACAGATCGTCGAGGCCATCACCGTCGCCGAACAGGGCGCGGGTGTGGTGGTACTGATGGATCTCGGCAGTGCCGTGCTCTCCGCCGAACTCGCACTGGACCTGCTCGATGACGAGCTGCGTGCGGGAGTGGTCTTGTGCCCGGCGCCGCTCGTCGAGGGTCTTGTGGTTGCCGCGGTGGCGGCGGCCGGCGGCGCCAGCGCCGACGAGGTGGTGGCCGAGGCGACCGGCGCGCTTGCCGGCAAGATCGGCCATCTGCATCCGGTGTCCGCGTCCGAGGCCCTCATCGATGCGCCTGCTGGGACCGACGAACTGACCGGCAGCTTCCTCGTCGAGAATCCCCACGGCCTCCACGCGAGGCCGGCGGCGCGACTCGTCCAGGAAGCGCGCAAACGCGACGCGCGCGCATTCATCCGCAATCGCTCGACCAATTCGGAATGGGTGGGCGCGGGAAGTCTCTCCAAGATCGCGACGCTGGGCGTGCGCAGCGGCCACGAGGTCGAGGTGCGGGTCGCCGGCAGCCAGGCGGCCGAAACACTCGACCACATTCTCGCCCTCGCAGCCCGGCACTTCGACGAGCCGCTCACGCAGACACCCGAGGTGACGGCGAGGGTAACGCCGCCCCAGGCGCCCGTGGGCGCATCCCCCGGCCTGGGTATCGGGCCGGCACGATCCGCCCGGCTACAGCCGATCACGATTCCCGACACCCCCGCCGAAGACCCCACCACCGAATGGCGTCGGGTGAGCAAGGCGATCGCCGTTGTCCGGCGCACCATCAGCGAGCTCCGCACCCGCACCGCCCGCGAGGTCGGCGAGGTCGAGGCGGCGATATTCGATGCCCACCAACTCTTTCTCGACGACACCGAACTGCTCGACGCTGTCCACGCCCGCATCGACGGTGGTGAGTCGGCGGTGGCGGCGTGGTCAGCGGCGGTGACGGCGCTGGCGGCGGAGTTCGCGGCGCTGCCCGATCCGTATCTGAAGGCCCGAGCGGAGGACGTCACCGCGGTGGGCGACCAGGTGCTGCGGGCCATGCTCGGCTCGGTGGCCTCGTCGGCGAACGCCACCGGGGTCCTCATCGCCGCCGACCTCACACCGGCCGAAGCCGCCGAGCTTCCGCGCGATCAGGTGGCCGCCGTCGTGCTGGCCTTTGGCAGCCCGCACGCCCACAACGTCATCCTGCTGCGCGCCAAGGGAATTCCCGCGGTCGTCGGCGCCGGACCCGCGGTCCTGAGCATCGCCGAGGGAACTGTGGTCGCGGTGGACGGGACCAGCGGTGAGTTCGTCATCGACCCGCCCGAGGATGTCCGCCGACAATTCGGCGACCGAGTAGCTGCGCTGACACTTCGCAAGAACGCGGCCCGTGCGAGGGCCACCGAACCGGCGATCACCACCGACGGGATCACCGTGCGGGTCGGCGCGAACCTCGGTTCGGTTGATGACGCCAGGGCCGCCGTGGCGGCCGGGGCCGACTACGCGGGACTGATCCGCACCGAGTTCCTGTTTCTCGGCCGTCCCGAGGCCCCGGACGTCGAGGAACAGACCGCGGTGTACCGCAAGATCGCCGAGTCGATGGACGGCAGACGAATCACGCTGCGCACCTTGGATATCGGTGGGGACAAACCGTTGGATTTCCTGCCCACCCCGGCAGAGATGAACCCGTTCCTCGGCGTGCGCGGCATCCGGCTGTCGCTACACCATCCACAGTTGCTGTCCGATCAGCTGCTGGCGATGGCGCGGGTCGCGCACCAGACCCCGGTCAGCGTGATGTTCCCGATGGTGAGCACCCTCGACGAACTGTTCGCCGCGCGACGCCTGCTCGACGAGGCGCTCGCGGCGACCGGGTCGCAGCGCCCCCCGGACCTCGAGGTCGGGATGATGGTGGAGGTGCCCGCCGCGGCGCTCAAGGCCGCCGCATTCGCGCCCCACGTCGACTTCTTCTCGATCGGCACCAACGACCTCACCCAGTACGCACTGGCCGCCGATCGCAACAACGACGCGGTCGCGACGATCGGCGACACCTTCGACCCCGGCTTGCTCGCGCTGATCCGCAGCACCTGCCGGGGCGCCGGAGACCGGGTTTCGGTATCGGTCTGTGGAGAGTTCGCCGCCGACGAACGGGCCGCCGGGTTGTTGATCGGTTTGGGTGTCGACGCGTTGTCGGTCTCCCCGCCGGCGATCGCCACGACCAAGGATGCGGTCCGGGCACTGGACAGTCGCGAGGCGGCCGGTGCCGCGACGGCGGCGTTGGCGGCCGACAGCGCCGCCGCGGTGCGTGACCAGCTGACGCCCACGCCTCGGGGCTGA
- the dhaK gene encoding dihydroxyacetone kinase subunit DhaK — protein sequence MKKLINDPNDVVAEALRGMALAHPELRIDQTNRIIYRGDAPVAGKVALISGGGSGHEPLHGGFVGAGMLDAACAGEIFTSPVPDQMLEATKTVNAGAGVLHIVKNYTGDVMNFEMAAELAQAEGIDVESVIVDDDVAVQDSTYTAGRRGVGATVLLEKLAGAAADQGRSLADVVGVARRVNEAARSMGVALTSCTVPAVGHPTFELPEDEIELGIGIHGEPGRQRVPLQSAKAIAEMMVEPILADLDFSSSAGVILFVNSMGATPPLELYVMYSEIAAILEKAGATVARSLVGPYITSLDMAGCSVTLLRADDDLLRLWDHPVNTPALRKGC from the coding sequence ATGAAGAAGCTCATCAACGACCCCAACGACGTCGTCGCAGAAGCACTGCGCGGCATGGCACTGGCCCACCCGGAACTGCGCATCGACCAGACCAATCGGATCATCTACCGCGGCGACGCCCCGGTGGCCGGCAAGGTGGCGCTCATCTCCGGCGGCGGCTCGGGGCACGAACCACTGCACGGAGGCTTCGTCGGTGCGGGAATGCTGGACGCGGCGTGTGCGGGTGAGATCTTCACCTCGCCGGTGCCCGATCAGATGCTCGAAGCCACCAAGACCGTCAACGCCGGCGCCGGCGTCCTGCACATCGTCAAGAACTACACCGGCGATGTGATGAACTTCGAGATGGCCGCCGAACTGGCACAGGCCGAGGGCATCGACGTCGAATCCGTCATCGTCGACGACGACGTCGCCGTGCAGGACAGCACGTACACCGCCGGCCGCCGCGGCGTCGGCGCCACGGTGCTACTGGAGAAACTGGCCGGCGCGGCAGCCGACCAGGGCCGCAGTCTCGCCGACGTCGTCGGCGTGGCCCGCCGGGTCAACGAGGCGGCCCGCAGCATGGGAGTGGCGCTCACGTCGTGCACGGTGCCTGCCGTGGGTCATCCGACCTTCGAGCTGCCCGAGGACGAGATCGAACTCGGCATCGGCATCCACGGCGAGCCGGGTCGGCAGCGAGTGCCGCTGCAGTCGGCGAAGGCGATCGCGGAGATGATGGTCGAGCCCATCCTGGCCGATCTCGACTTCTCCTCCAGCGCAGGGGTCATCTTGTTCGTCAACAGCATGGGCGCGACCCCACCGCTCGAGCTGTACGTCATGTACTCCGAGATCGCGGCGATCCTGGAGAAGGCCGGGGCGACCGTGGCCCGCTCCCTCGTCGGGCCCTACATCACCAGCCTGGACATGGCGGGCTGTTCGGTGACCCTGCTGCGCGCCGACGACGATCTGCTGCGTCTGTGGGATCACCCGGTCAACACACCCGCACTGCGAAAGGGTTGCTGA